The Bombus huntii isolate Logan2020A chromosome 6, iyBomHunt1.1, whole genome shotgun sequence genome window below encodes:
- the LOC126866251 gene encoding zinc finger protein 845-like isoform X2 encodes MRQQCFYKHQIFYFNIAVEVQYNSNAVMEEVIDQTIATEQTSGECLSHEEEDIKVIIDAPINEEMLKHENGDNDCLENISTVEHDYILQQECILSSTNEQEQQQQHHHHQQHQHQHQHPSGESFQREDCTEYVDLLVKAADATTKQEDEVEDEEEEKSDITNTVVQPDADSQCQNETRRSKRKLVRRNFETRRDSDEENYFENLNLSSRLKKGQSSDQSEKIFLCYLCDKEFLSKNVLKEHMHSHEEVRKVLSLKKTPDTPQKNVYNVAKSPPSGKRSNKCPHCGKQYIYITSFSKHLKKHEREKEEGKEESMPLEISFHEDEHSLDLDNYKDARRHLDNEYRKKVKQKEVGPEEHREEEKGNEAKRGNNGGGDGGGGGGGGGGEGGGGGGNNNNNNNDDDNHNDDDDDDDDEYNDYDDKRQVGNLIKKEEQENRNVRTETFACDKCAEKFYTKRGLQRHAISHVVLSCSICEEEFDSLEKLRNHRAKHVVEGVLTEQELEMDAEYSISKETCDYETEDKDSIDRNHRMENKSIPGLLETENNLSKKNDRNMETHRHSGIDYSCKVCCQRFAMKEMLQKHTEQQHERVKTYKCTQCNKTFGNELTLRNHLIATNHKTFLHGQEYDPNKRIKRVAARAAQKIIDKIKTEDGLEDFDEEEENIDRINRANVTDNNYSRNKREISSHKRHNHKKELECASCNKRCSSKQLLTKHMEQHVKDEQQRVVKSEKQKQSADKKDWQRDYANEEMYHKENRDDDYDSDFESGLDWPMDNHECPKCKKRYSTKKSLLRHQLLHEEPNFECDICNVKFYRKDKLKAHYDKCSEKNPDQVRKCNICGDTFENNEILREHRSKHVTEGILTEEDLRDIEPRPEEKKPGEKIGRKRRTDIVGLECTECNKQYTSRKGLLRHIQVHEGKKYLCDICPKKFYRREHLKIHVAKHNMIKPYKCTRCTKRFIKEEQLTNHLSKHDRTFKKNKETDSSKRFLCEICSKSFTQSTTLIAHLRAHNGIKPYVCEVCSRPFTTNAYLKMHMRTHTQERPYVCQYCSRAFARADTLANHLTSHTGEAKYHCKYCPKNFRRLKSLKEHVFIHTGQRPYACPTCDRRFNNNGSRYAHSKRCKQTFVQNQNRAQTLTAQVQATPQNQQRVLQQTTLEQGQIVKAQNIKTITITKPESVATQQTVMQLQEILMPLILPLTVTLTDVGEEVILPEGTKIFTTS; translated from the exons ATGCGGCAACAATGTTTCTACAAACATCAAATCTTTTACTTTAATATTGCAGTTGAAGTGcaatac AACTCGAACGCGGTAATGGAGGAGGTAATCGATCAAACTATCGCTACAGAGCAGACATCGGGAGAGTGCCTGAGTCATGAAGAAGAGGACATTAAAGTAATCATAGATGCTCCCATTAACGAAGAAATGTTAAAACACGAAAACGGGGATAACGATTGccttgaaaatatttcaacggtAGAACACGATTATATATTGCAGCAGGAGTGTATATTATCTAGCACGAATGAGCAAgagcagcaacaacagcatcatcatcatcaacaacatcaacatcaacatcaACATCCCTCCGGAGAATCGTTTCAGCGGGAGGATTGTACCGAGTACGTAGATCTATTGGTAAAAGCAGCTGATGCAACGACAAAACAAGAAGATGAGGTggaagatgaagaagaagaaaaatcggatATTACGAACACGGTTGTTCAGCCAGATGCAGATTCTCAGTGTCAAAATGAAACGAGAAGAAGCAAACGTAAATTAGTTCGGCGAAATTTTGAAACGAGACGAGATTCCGACGAGGAAAactattttgaaaatttgaatttaagcTCGAGACTGAAAAAAGGTCAGTCCTCTGATCAATCggaaaaaatttttctatgttatCTGTGCGACAAAGAGTTTTTGTCGAAGAATGTTTTGAAGGAGCATATGCATTCTCACGAAGAAGTTCGAAAGGTATTGTCTCTGAAAAAAACACCGGATACACCGCAAAAGAACGTTTATAATGTTGCAAAGTCCCCTCCATCGGGTAAGAGATCAAACAAGTGCCCGCATTGTGGCAAgcaatacatatatataacctCGTTTAGTAAACATTTGAAAAAACatgaaagggagaaagaagaGGGCAAGGAAGAATCAATGCCCTTAGAAATATCATTCCACGAAGACGAACATAGTCTAGatcttgataattataaagaTGCACGTCGGCATTTGGATAACGAGTATCGGAAAAAAGTCAAACAAAAAGAGGTGGGTCCAGAAGAGCatagagaggaagaaaaagggaaCGAGGCGAAAAGAGGCAATAACGGTGGCGgtgatggtggtggtggtggtggtggtggcggcggcgaaggaggaggaggaggaggaaataacaacaataacaacaaTGATGATGACAAccacaacgacgacgacgatgacgacgacgatgaataCAATGACTACGACGATAAAAGACAAGTGGgtaatttgattaaaaaagaGGAACAGGAGAATCGCAATGTCCGTACAGAAACGTTTGCATGCGACAAGTGTGCAgagaaattttatacaaaacgtGGCTTACAAAGGCATGCGATTTCGCATGTTGTTCTCAGTTGCAGTATATGCGAAGAAGAATTCGATTCActggaaaaattaagaaatcatCGCGCGAAACACGTGGTTGAAGGTGTTCTAACTGAACAAGAACTTGAGATGGATGCAGAGTATTCAATTAGTAAGGAAACATGTGATTACGAGACAGAGGATAAAGATAGCATAGACAGGAATCACAGGATGGAAAACAAATCAATACCAGGATTGCTGgaaacagaaaataatttatcgaagaaaaatgataG AAACATGGAGACCCATCGTCATTCGGGGATTGACTATAGTTGCAAGGTGTGTTGTCAACGATTTGCAATGAAAGAAATGTTGCAAAAACATACGGAACAGCAACATGAACGTGTAAAAACTTACAAGTGCACACAATGTAACAAAACATTTGGTAACGAACTTACTTTACGCAATCATCTTATAGCTACTAATCATAAAACTTTCCTTCATGGACAAGAATATGATCCTAATAAACGTATTAAAAGAGTCGCTGCGAGAGCTGCACAAAAAATtatagataaaattaaaaccGAGGATGGTTTGGAAGATTTCGACGAGGAAGAGGAGAATATCGATAGAATTAATCGCGCTAATGTTACAGATAATAATTATAGTCGGAATAAGCGAGAAATATCCTCGCATAAGAGACATAATCATAAGAAGGAATTGGAATGTGCGAGTTGTAATAAAAGATGCAGTTCAAAACAATTGTTAACAAAACATATGGAGCAACATGTAAAAGACGAGCAACAACGAGTGGTCAAGTCGGAAAAGCAAAAGCAATCGGCAGATAAGAAAGATTGGCAAAGGGACTACGCTAATGAGGAGATGTACCATAAAGAGAATAGAGATGACGATTATGATTCGGATTTTGAAAGTGGTTTGGATTGGCCAATGGATAATCACGAGTGCCCGAAGTGTAAAAAACGATACAGCACGAAAAAATCATTGTTACGTCATCAATTGTTGCACGAAGAACCGAATTTCGAATGCGATATTTGCAATGTTAAGTTTTACCGCAAAGACAAACTAAAAGCCCATTATGATAAGTGTTCGGAGAAGAACCCCGATCAAGTGAGAAAGTGCAATATCTGCGGAGACACATTTGAGAACAATGAGATTCTGCGAGAACATAGATCGAAACATGTTACCGAAGGCATTCTTACGGAAGAAGATCTGAGAGATATCGAACCGCGACCCGAGGAGAAAAAACCAGGTGAAAAGATTGGTAGGAAGAGAAGGACTGATATCGTAGGTTTAGAGTGCACGGAATGTAACAAGCAATATACATCGAGAAAAGGGCTTTTACGACATATTCAAGTCCACGAAGGAAAAAAGTATCTGTGTGATATATGTCcaaaaaaattttatagaaggGAACATTTAAAGATACACGTAGCTAAACATAACATGATTAAGCCATATAAGTGCACACGATGCACAAAGCGTTTCATTAAAGAGGAACAGTTGACAAATCATTTGTCAAAGCATGACCGAACTTTCAAGAAGAATAAAGAAACGGACAGCTCAAAAAGATTCCTTTGTGAAATTTGTTCGAAAAGTTTTACGCAATCGACGACGTTGATTGCACACCTTCGAGCACATAATGGTATAAAACCATACGTTTGCGAAGTTTGTTCGCGACCGTTCACAACTAACGCTTATTTGAAAATGCACATGAGAACGCATACTCAAGAACGACCGTATGTTTGTCAATATTGTTCACGAGCATTTGCTAGAGCCGATACGCTTGCTAATCATTTGACTTCGCATACAGGCGAGGCTAAATACCATTGTAAGTACTGTCCGAAAAACTTCCGTCGTCTGAAGTCGCTCAAAGAACACGTCTTCATTCATACTGGTCAAAGACCTTATGCCTGTCCAACCTGCGATAGACGGTTTAACAACAATGGAAGTCGATATGCTCATAGTAAAAGGTGTAAACAAACTTTTGTTCAGAATCAAAATCGTGCTCAAACACTAACCGCGCAAGTACAGGCTACGCCTCAAAATCAACAAAGAGTGCTACAACAGACTACTCTTGAACAAGGACAAATAGTAAAGGCACAGAATATTAAAACCATTACTATCACTAAACCTGAATCAGTCGCCACTCAACAAACAGTTATGCAACTTCAAGAGATATTAATGCCTTTGATCCTTCCTCTTACAGTCACTCTTACGGATGTTGGTGAGGAAGTAATATTACCAGAAGGAACCAAAATATTTACTACATCATAA
- the LOC126866251 gene encoding zinc finger protein 845-like isoform X1 — protein sequence MNVTSDLQISICKLGAKFEIICTTSILVCRRCKTRISICIESQSAKEQNSNAVMEEVIDQTIATEQTSGECLSHEEEDIKVIIDAPINEEMLKHENGDNDCLENISTVEHDYILQQECILSSTNEQEQQQQHHHHQQHQHQHQHPSGESFQREDCTEYVDLLVKAADATTKQEDEVEDEEEEKSDITNTVVQPDADSQCQNETRRSKRKLVRRNFETRRDSDEENYFENLNLSSRLKKGQSSDQSEKIFLCYLCDKEFLSKNVLKEHMHSHEEVRKVLSLKKTPDTPQKNVYNVAKSPPSGKRSNKCPHCGKQYIYITSFSKHLKKHEREKEEGKEESMPLEISFHEDEHSLDLDNYKDARRHLDNEYRKKVKQKEVGPEEHREEEKGNEAKRGNNGGGDGGGGGGGGGGEGGGGGGNNNNNNNDDDNHNDDDDDDDDEYNDYDDKRQVGNLIKKEEQENRNVRTETFACDKCAEKFYTKRGLQRHAISHVVLSCSICEEEFDSLEKLRNHRAKHVVEGVLTEQELEMDAEYSISKETCDYETEDKDSIDRNHRMENKSIPGLLETENNLSKKNDRNMETHRHSGIDYSCKVCCQRFAMKEMLQKHTEQQHERVKTYKCTQCNKTFGNELTLRNHLIATNHKTFLHGQEYDPNKRIKRVAARAAQKIIDKIKTEDGLEDFDEEEENIDRINRANVTDNNYSRNKREISSHKRHNHKKELECASCNKRCSSKQLLTKHMEQHVKDEQQRVVKSEKQKQSADKKDWQRDYANEEMYHKENRDDDYDSDFESGLDWPMDNHECPKCKKRYSTKKSLLRHQLLHEEPNFECDICNVKFYRKDKLKAHYDKCSEKNPDQVRKCNICGDTFENNEILREHRSKHVTEGILTEEDLRDIEPRPEEKKPGEKIGRKRRTDIVGLECTECNKQYTSRKGLLRHIQVHEGKKYLCDICPKKFYRREHLKIHVAKHNMIKPYKCTRCTKRFIKEEQLTNHLSKHDRTFKKNKETDSSKRFLCEICSKSFTQSTTLIAHLRAHNGIKPYVCEVCSRPFTTNAYLKMHMRTHTQERPYVCQYCSRAFARADTLANHLTSHTGEAKYHCKYCPKNFRRLKSLKEHVFIHTGQRPYACPTCDRRFNNNGSRYAHSKRCKQTFVQNQNRAQTLTAQVQATPQNQQRVLQQTTLEQGQIVKAQNIKTITITKPESVATQQTVMQLQEILMPLILPLTVTLTDVGEEVILPEGTKIFTTS from the exons ATGAACGTAACTTCAGATTTACAGATATCGATATGTAAATTAGGAGCGAAGTTTGAAATCATATGTACCACGTCAATACTTGTATGCAGAAGATGCAAAACACGCATTAGTATTTGCATAGAAAGTCAGAGTGCGAAAG AACAGAACTCGAACGCGGTAATGGAGGAGGTAATCGATCAAACTATCGCTACAGAGCAGACATCGGGAGAGTGCCTGAGTCATGAAGAAGAGGACATTAAAGTAATCATAGATGCTCCCATTAACGAAGAAATGTTAAAACACGAAAACGGGGATAACGATTGccttgaaaatatttcaacggtAGAACACGATTATATATTGCAGCAGGAGTGTATATTATCTAGCACGAATGAGCAAgagcagcaacaacagcatcatcatcatcaacaacatcaacatcaacatcaACATCCCTCCGGAGAATCGTTTCAGCGGGAGGATTGTACCGAGTACGTAGATCTATTGGTAAAAGCAGCTGATGCAACGACAAAACAAGAAGATGAGGTggaagatgaagaagaagaaaaatcggatATTACGAACACGGTTGTTCAGCCAGATGCAGATTCTCAGTGTCAAAATGAAACGAGAAGAAGCAAACGTAAATTAGTTCGGCGAAATTTTGAAACGAGACGAGATTCCGACGAGGAAAactattttgaaaatttgaatttaagcTCGAGACTGAAAAAAGGTCAGTCCTCTGATCAATCggaaaaaatttttctatgttatCTGTGCGACAAAGAGTTTTTGTCGAAGAATGTTTTGAAGGAGCATATGCATTCTCACGAAGAAGTTCGAAAGGTATTGTCTCTGAAAAAAACACCGGATACACCGCAAAAGAACGTTTATAATGTTGCAAAGTCCCCTCCATCGGGTAAGAGATCAAACAAGTGCCCGCATTGTGGCAAgcaatacatatatataacctCGTTTAGTAAACATTTGAAAAAACatgaaagggagaaagaagaGGGCAAGGAAGAATCAATGCCCTTAGAAATATCATTCCACGAAGACGAACATAGTCTAGatcttgataattataaagaTGCACGTCGGCATTTGGATAACGAGTATCGGAAAAAAGTCAAACAAAAAGAGGTGGGTCCAGAAGAGCatagagaggaagaaaaagggaaCGAGGCGAAAAGAGGCAATAACGGTGGCGgtgatggtggtggtggtggtggtggtggcggcggcgaaggaggaggaggaggaggaaataacaacaataacaacaaTGATGATGACAAccacaacgacgacgacgatgacgacgacgatgaataCAATGACTACGACGATAAAAGACAAGTGGgtaatttgattaaaaaagaGGAACAGGAGAATCGCAATGTCCGTACAGAAACGTTTGCATGCGACAAGTGTGCAgagaaattttatacaaaacgtGGCTTACAAAGGCATGCGATTTCGCATGTTGTTCTCAGTTGCAGTATATGCGAAGAAGAATTCGATTCActggaaaaattaagaaatcatCGCGCGAAACACGTGGTTGAAGGTGTTCTAACTGAACAAGAACTTGAGATGGATGCAGAGTATTCAATTAGTAAGGAAACATGTGATTACGAGACAGAGGATAAAGATAGCATAGACAGGAATCACAGGATGGAAAACAAATCAATACCAGGATTGCTGgaaacagaaaataatttatcgaagaaaaatgataG AAACATGGAGACCCATCGTCATTCGGGGATTGACTATAGTTGCAAGGTGTGTTGTCAACGATTTGCAATGAAAGAAATGTTGCAAAAACATACGGAACAGCAACATGAACGTGTAAAAACTTACAAGTGCACACAATGTAACAAAACATTTGGTAACGAACTTACTTTACGCAATCATCTTATAGCTACTAATCATAAAACTTTCCTTCATGGACAAGAATATGATCCTAATAAACGTATTAAAAGAGTCGCTGCGAGAGCTGCACAAAAAATtatagataaaattaaaaccGAGGATGGTTTGGAAGATTTCGACGAGGAAGAGGAGAATATCGATAGAATTAATCGCGCTAATGTTACAGATAATAATTATAGTCGGAATAAGCGAGAAATATCCTCGCATAAGAGACATAATCATAAGAAGGAATTGGAATGTGCGAGTTGTAATAAAAGATGCAGTTCAAAACAATTGTTAACAAAACATATGGAGCAACATGTAAAAGACGAGCAACAACGAGTGGTCAAGTCGGAAAAGCAAAAGCAATCGGCAGATAAGAAAGATTGGCAAAGGGACTACGCTAATGAGGAGATGTACCATAAAGAGAATAGAGATGACGATTATGATTCGGATTTTGAAAGTGGTTTGGATTGGCCAATGGATAATCACGAGTGCCCGAAGTGTAAAAAACGATACAGCACGAAAAAATCATTGTTACGTCATCAATTGTTGCACGAAGAACCGAATTTCGAATGCGATATTTGCAATGTTAAGTTTTACCGCAAAGACAAACTAAAAGCCCATTATGATAAGTGTTCGGAGAAGAACCCCGATCAAGTGAGAAAGTGCAATATCTGCGGAGACACATTTGAGAACAATGAGATTCTGCGAGAACATAGATCGAAACATGTTACCGAAGGCATTCTTACGGAAGAAGATCTGAGAGATATCGAACCGCGACCCGAGGAGAAAAAACCAGGTGAAAAGATTGGTAGGAAGAGAAGGACTGATATCGTAGGTTTAGAGTGCACGGAATGTAACAAGCAATATACATCGAGAAAAGGGCTTTTACGACATATTCAAGTCCACGAAGGAAAAAAGTATCTGTGTGATATATGTCcaaaaaaattttatagaaggGAACATTTAAAGATACACGTAGCTAAACATAACATGATTAAGCCATATAAGTGCACACGATGCACAAAGCGTTTCATTAAAGAGGAACAGTTGACAAATCATTTGTCAAAGCATGACCGAACTTTCAAGAAGAATAAAGAAACGGACAGCTCAAAAAGATTCCTTTGTGAAATTTGTTCGAAAAGTTTTACGCAATCGACGACGTTGATTGCACACCTTCGAGCACATAATGGTATAAAACCATACGTTTGCGAAGTTTGTTCGCGACCGTTCACAACTAACGCTTATTTGAAAATGCACATGAGAACGCATACTCAAGAACGACCGTATGTTTGTCAATATTGTTCACGAGCATTTGCTAGAGCCGATACGCTTGCTAATCATTTGACTTCGCATACAGGCGAGGCTAAATACCATTGTAAGTACTGTCCGAAAAACTTCCGTCGTCTGAAGTCGCTCAAAGAACACGTCTTCATTCATACTGGTCAAAGACCTTATGCCTGTCCAACCTGCGATAGACGGTTTAACAACAATGGAAGTCGATATGCTCATAGTAAAAGGTGTAAACAAACTTTTGTTCAGAATCAAAATCGTGCTCAAACACTAACCGCGCAAGTACAGGCTACGCCTCAAAATCAACAAAGAGTGCTACAACAGACTACTCTTGAACAAGGACAAATAGTAAAGGCACAGAATATTAAAACCATTACTATCACTAAACCTGAATCAGTCGCCACTCAACAAACAGTTATGCAACTTCAAGAGATATTAATGCCTTTGATCCTTCCTCTTACAGTCACTCTTACGGATGTTGGTGAGGAAGTAATATTACCAGAAGGAACCAAAATATTTACTACATCATAA
- the LOC126866251 gene encoding zinc finger protein 658B-like isoform X3 — MEEVIDQTIATEQTSGECLSHEEEDIKVIIDAPINEEMLKHENGDNDCLENISTVEHDYILQQECILSSTNEQEQQQQHHHHQQHQHQHQHPSGESFQREDCTEYVDLLVKAADATTKQEDEVEDEEEEKSDITNTVVQPDADSQCQNETRRSKRKLVRRNFETRRDSDEENYFENLNLSSRLKKGQSSDQSEKIFLCYLCDKEFLSKNVLKEHMHSHEEVRKVLSLKKTPDTPQKNVYNVAKSPPSGKRSNKCPHCGKQYIYITSFSKHLKKHEREKEEGKEESMPLEISFHEDEHSLDLDNYKDARRHLDNEYRKKVKQKEVGPEEHREEEKGNEAKRGNNGGGDGGGGGGGGGGEGGGGGGNNNNNNNDDDNHNDDDDDDDDEYNDYDDKRQVGNLIKKEEQENRNVRTETFACDKCAEKFYTKRGLQRHAISHVVLSCSICEEEFDSLEKLRNHRAKHVVEGVLTEQELEMDAEYSISKETCDYETEDKDSIDRNHRMENKSIPGLLETENNLSKKNDRNMETHRHSGIDYSCKVCCQRFAMKEMLQKHTEQQHERVKTYKCTQCNKTFGNELTLRNHLIATNHKTFLHGQEYDPNKRIKRVAARAAQKIIDKIKTEDGLEDFDEEEENIDRINRANVTDNNYSRNKREISSHKRHNHKKELECASCNKRCSSKQLLTKHMEQHVKDEQQRVVKSEKQKQSADKKDWQRDYANEEMYHKENRDDDYDSDFESGLDWPMDNHECPKCKKRYSTKKSLLRHQLLHEEPNFECDICNVKFYRKDKLKAHYDKCSEKNPDQVRKCNICGDTFENNEILREHRSKHVTEGILTEEDLRDIEPRPEEKKPGEKIGRKRRTDIVGLECTECNKQYTSRKGLLRHIQVHEGKKYLCDICPKKFYRREHLKIHVAKHNMIKPYKCTRCTKRFIKEEQLTNHLSKHDRTFKKNKETDSSKRFLCEICSKSFTQSTTLIAHLRAHNGIKPYVCEVCSRPFTTNAYLKMHMRTHTQERPYVCQYCSRAFARADTLANHLTSHTGEAKYHCKYCPKNFRRLKSLKEHVFIHTGQRPYACPTCDRRFNNNGSRYAHSKRCKQTFVQNQNRAQTLTAQVQATPQNQQRVLQQTTLEQGQIVKAQNIKTITITKPESVATQQTVMQLQEILMPLILPLTVTLTDVGEEVILPEGTKIFTTS; from the exons ATGGAGGAGGTAATCGATCAAACTATCGCTACAGAGCAGACATCGGGAGAGTGCCTGAGTCATGAAGAAGAGGACATTAAAGTAATCATAGATGCTCCCATTAACGAAGAAATGTTAAAACACGAAAACGGGGATAACGATTGccttgaaaatatttcaacggtAGAACACGATTATATATTGCAGCAGGAGTGTATATTATCTAGCACGAATGAGCAAgagcagcaacaacagcatcatcatcatcaacaacatcaacatcaacatcaACATCCCTCCGGAGAATCGTTTCAGCGGGAGGATTGTACCGAGTACGTAGATCTATTGGTAAAAGCAGCTGATGCAACGACAAAACAAGAAGATGAGGTggaagatgaagaagaagaaaaatcggatATTACGAACACGGTTGTTCAGCCAGATGCAGATTCTCAGTGTCAAAATGAAACGAGAAGAAGCAAACGTAAATTAGTTCGGCGAAATTTTGAAACGAGACGAGATTCCGACGAGGAAAactattttgaaaatttgaatttaagcTCGAGACTGAAAAAAGGTCAGTCCTCTGATCAATCggaaaaaatttttctatgttatCTGTGCGACAAAGAGTTTTTGTCGAAGAATGTTTTGAAGGAGCATATGCATTCTCACGAAGAAGTTCGAAAGGTATTGTCTCTGAAAAAAACACCGGATACACCGCAAAAGAACGTTTATAATGTTGCAAAGTCCCCTCCATCGGGTAAGAGATCAAACAAGTGCCCGCATTGTGGCAAgcaatacatatatataacctCGTTTAGTAAACATTTGAAAAAACatgaaagggagaaagaagaGGGCAAGGAAGAATCAATGCCCTTAGAAATATCATTCCACGAAGACGAACATAGTCTAGatcttgataattataaagaTGCACGTCGGCATTTGGATAACGAGTATCGGAAAAAAGTCAAACAAAAAGAGGTGGGTCCAGAAGAGCatagagaggaagaaaaagggaaCGAGGCGAAAAGAGGCAATAACGGTGGCGgtgatggtggtggtggtggtggtggtggcggcggcgaaggaggaggaggaggaggaaataacaacaataacaacaaTGATGATGACAAccacaacgacgacgacgatgacgacgacgatgaataCAATGACTACGACGATAAAAGACAAGTGGgtaatttgattaaaaaagaGGAACAGGAGAATCGCAATGTCCGTACAGAAACGTTTGCATGCGACAAGTGTGCAgagaaattttatacaaaacgtGGCTTACAAAGGCATGCGATTTCGCATGTTGTTCTCAGTTGCAGTATATGCGAAGAAGAATTCGATTCActggaaaaattaagaaatcatCGCGCGAAACACGTGGTTGAAGGTGTTCTAACTGAACAAGAACTTGAGATGGATGCAGAGTATTCAATTAGTAAGGAAACATGTGATTACGAGACAGAGGATAAAGATAGCATAGACAGGAATCACAGGATGGAAAACAAATCAATACCAGGATTGCTGgaaacagaaaataatttatcgaagaaaaatgataG AAACATGGAGACCCATCGTCATTCGGGGATTGACTATAGTTGCAAGGTGTGTTGTCAACGATTTGCAATGAAAGAAATGTTGCAAAAACATACGGAACAGCAACATGAACGTGTAAAAACTTACAAGTGCACACAATGTAACAAAACATTTGGTAACGAACTTACTTTACGCAATCATCTTATAGCTACTAATCATAAAACTTTCCTTCATGGACAAGAATATGATCCTAATAAACGTATTAAAAGAGTCGCTGCGAGAGCTGCACAAAAAATtatagataaaattaaaaccGAGGATGGTTTGGAAGATTTCGACGAGGAAGAGGAGAATATCGATAGAATTAATCGCGCTAATGTTACAGATAATAATTATAGTCGGAATAAGCGAGAAATATCCTCGCATAAGAGACATAATCATAAGAAGGAATTGGAATGTGCGAGTTGTAATAAAAGATGCAGTTCAAAACAATTGTTAACAAAACATATGGAGCAACATGTAAAAGACGAGCAACAACGAGTGGTCAAGTCGGAAAAGCAAAAGCAATCGGCAGATAAGAAAGATTGGCAAAGGGACTACGCTAATGAGGAGATGTACCATAAAGAGAATAGAGATGACGATTATGATTCGGATTTTGAAAGTGGTTTGGATTGGCCAATGGATAATCACGAGTGCCCGAAGTGTAAAAAACGATACAGCACGAAAAAATCATTGTTACGTCATCAATTGTTGCACGAAGAACCGAATTTCGAATGCGATATTTGCAATGTTAAGTTTTACCGCAAAGACAAACTAAAAGCCCATTATGATAAGTGTTCGGAGAAGAACCCCGATCAAGTGAGAAAGTGCAATATCTGCGGAGACACATTTGAGAACAATGAGATTCTGCGAGAACATAGATCGAAACATGTTACCGAAGGCATTCTTACGGAAGAAGATCTGAGAGATATCGAACCGCGACCCGAGGAGAAAAAACCAGGTGAAAAGATTGGTAGGAAGAGAAGGACTGATATCGTAGGTTTAGAGTGCACGGAATGTAACAAGCAATATACATCGAGAAAAGGGCTTTTACGACATATTCAAGTCCACGAAGGAAAAAAGTATCTGTGTGATATATGTCcaaaaaaattttatagaaggGAACATTTAAAGATACACGTAGCTAAACATAACATGATTAAGCCATATAAGTGCACACGATGCACAAAGCGTTTCATTAAAGAGGAACAGTTGACAAATCATTTGTCAAAGCATGACCGAACTTTCAAGAAGAATAAAGAAACGGACAGCTCAAAAAGATTCCTTTGTGAAATTTGTTCGAAAAGTTTTACGCAATCGACGACGTTGATTGCACACCTTCGAGCACATAATGGTATAAAACCATACGTTTGCGAAGTTTGTTCGCGACCGTTCACAACTAACGCTTATTTGAAAATGCACATGAGAACGCATACTCAAGAACGACCGTATGTTTGTCAATATTGTTCACGAGCATTTGCTAGAGCCGATACGCTTGCTAATCATTTGACTTCGCATACAGGCGAGGCTAAATACCATTGTAAGTACTGTCCGAAAAACTTCCGTCGTCTGAAGTCGCTCAAAGAACACGTCTTCATTCATACTGGTCAAAGACCTTATGCCTGTCCAACCTGCGATAGACGGTTTAACAACAATGGAAGTCGATATGCTCATAGTAAAAGGTGTAAACAAACTTTTGTTCAGAATCAAAATCGTGCTCAAACACTAACCGCGCAAGTACAGGCTACGCCTCAAAATCAACAAAGAGTGCTACAACAGACTACTCTTGAACAAGGACAAATAGTAAAGGCACAGAATATTAAAACCATTACTATCACTAAACCTGAATCAGTCGCCACTCAACAAACAGTTATGCAACTTCAAGAGATATTAATGCCTTTGATCCTTCCTCTTACAGTCACTCTTACGGATGTTGGTGAGGAAGTAATATTACCAGAAGGAACCAAAATATTTACTACATCATAA